A genomic window from Synechococcus sp. CBW1107 includes:
- a CDS encoding HlyD family efflux transporter periplasmic adaptor subunit has translation MTRLPVRPVLIGAAALVLVAGTVTLISRSQQTSKPDTAPQSAAQPRKLEAVSALGRLEPAGDIRKLAAPITGIGGSPRITRLLVEEGQRVQEGQLLATFDTGPALQAQRRLLQSRIANLSDQVTLLGREISRYRQLAKAGATPAADLESRELTLVELKGNLREAQDELVKTEADLVNTELRAPFSGTVLKLQSRVGERPGDDGILELGASDQMEVLAEVYESDINRLRLGQRATITSENGGFSGSLNGRVIRISPQVRQRDVLSTDPTGDADARIVEVRLALEPADIARVRTRAGLKTVIRFEP, from the coding sequence ATGACCCGCCTGCCGGTGCGTCCGGTCCTGATCGGCGCGGCTGCCCTGGTTCTGGTGGCCGGGACCGTGACCCTGATCAGCCGCAGCCAGCAGACCTCCAAACCGGACACCGCCCCTCAGTCGGCCGCCCAGCCGAGAAAACTCGAGGCGGTATCGGCTCTCGGACGCCTGGAGCCCGCCGGTGACATCCGCAAGCTGGCCGCACCGATCACCGGCATCGGCGGCAGCCCCCGCATCACCAGGCTGCTGGTGGAGGAAGGCCAGCGGGTGCAGGAAGGCCAGTTGCTGGCGACCTTCGACACCGGTCCGGCCCTTCAGGCCCAGCGCCGGCTGCTGCAGAGCCGCATCGCCAACCTCAGCGACCAGGTGACCCTTCTGGGGCGTGAAATCTCCCGCTACCGCCAGCTGGCCAAGGCGGGTGCCACCCCGGCCGCCGACCTGGAGAGCCGTGAACTCACCCTGGTGGAACTCAAGGGCAATCTGCGCGAAGCCCAGGACGAACTGGTCAAGACCGAGGCCGATCTGGTCAACACGGAGTTGCGGGCCCCGTTCAGCGGCACCGTGCTGAAGCTGCAGTCCAGGGTCGGCGAGCGCCCCGGCGATGACGGCATTCTCGAGCTTGGGGCCAGCGACCAGATGGAGGTGCTCGCCGAGGTCTACGAAAGCGACATCAACCGCCTGCGACTGGGCCAGCGGGCCACCATCACCAGCGAGAACGGAGGCTTCAGCGGCAGCCTCAACGGGCGGGTGATCCGGATCAGCCCCCAGGTGCGCCAGAGGGATGTGCTCTCCACAGACCCCACCGGCGACGCCGATGCCCGCATCGTTGAAGTGCGGCTTGCCCTGGAGCCGGCTGACATCGCCAGGGTCCGGACCCGCGCCGGACTGAAGACCGTGATCCGCTTCGAGCCATGA
- the tsf gene encoding translation elongation factor Ts: protein MAEISAKLVKELREKTGAGMMDCKKALAESAGDMGKAAEWLRQKGIATAEKKAGRTAAEGAIGSYIHTGARVGVLVEVNCETDFVARGDVFQELLRNVAMQIAACPNVEYVSTEEIPAAVADREKQIEMGRDDLAGKPDKMKEKIVEGRIGKRLKELALLEQPFIKDSSITVAELVKQVAGKIGENIQVRRFTRYTLGEGIEVEQTDFAAEVAAITGKAA, encoded by the coding sequence ATGGCTGAGATCTCGGCGAAGCTCGTCAAGGAACTGCGCGAGAAAACCGGCGCCGGCATGATGGACTGCAAAAAGGCGCTGGCGGAATCCGCCGGCGACATGGGCAAGGCCGCCGAGTGGCTGCGCCAGAAGGGCATCGCCACCGCCGAGAAGAAAGCCGGCCGCACCGCCGCCGAGGGCGCCATCGGCAGTTACATCCACACCGGCGCACGGGTGGGTGTGCTGGTTGAGGTGAACTGCGAAACCGATTTCGTCGCTCGCGGCGATGTCTTCCAGGAGCTGCTGCGCAACGTGGCGATGCAGATCGCCGCCTGCCCCAACGTCGAATACGTGAGCACCGAGGAGATCCCCGCCGCTGTCGCCGATCGCGAAAAGCAGATCGAGATGGGTCGTGACGACCTGGCCGGCAAGCCCGACAAGATGAAGGAGAAGATCGTCGAAGGCCGCATCGGCAAGCGCCTCAAGGAACTGGCGCTGCTGGAGCAGCCCTTCATCAAGGACAGCTCCATCACCGTGGCCGAGCTGGTCAAGCAGGTGGCCGGCAAGATCGGCGAGAACATCCAGGTGCGTCGCTTCACCCGCTACACCCTCGGTGAAGGCATTGAGGTGGAGCAGACCGACTTCGCCGCCGAGGTGGCCGCCATCACCGGCAAGGCGGCCTGA
- the devC gene encoding ABC transporter permease DevC translates to MSALPGLAAIWNRRRIPLAWLLLTRQPARLAVALAGISFAGILMFMQFGFRDGLFDASVTVHKLFDADLVLLSPRSSSSVSMAGFPRRRLVQTLADPDVAGITPVHWNLVLWRNPKDLSTRSILALGFEPGDPLFTDPSLAPKANVLNQKGRVLFDELSRPEFGPVAQWFRAGRTVESEIGGKRVRVGGLVALGVSFGADGNILTSSETYLNLLPNTPPGSIEVGLIRLRPGADPAAVMQRLKASLPKDVNVFTKQGFMDFEKDYWRSSTAIGFIFTLGAAMGFIVGCVIVYQILYSDVSDHLPEYATLMAMGYPLSSLLGVVAREGLLLALLGYLPAYAAGQGLYSLVRSATRLPVYMDPPRAVLVFSLILVMCMGSAGMAMRRLGDADPAEIF, encoded by the coding sequence ATGAGCGCTCTGCCCGGGCTGGCGGCGATCTGGAACCGGCGCCGGATTCCCCTGGCCTGGCTGCTGCTCACCCGCCAACCGGCCCGGCTGGCCGTGGCCCTGGCGGGCATCAGCTTCGCCGGGATCCTGATGTTCATGCAGTTCGGCTTCCGCGACGGACTGTTCGACGCCAGCGTCACGGTGCACAAGCTGTTCGACGCCGACCTGGTGCTGCTCAGCCCCCGCTCCAGCAGTTCGGTGAGCATGGCGGGGTTCCCCCGCCGGCGGCTGGTCCAGACCCTCGCCGATCCCGACGTGGCCGGCATCACGCCGGTGCACTGGAACCTGGTGCTCTGGCGCAATCCCAAGGACCTCAGCACCCGCTCGATCCTGGCCCTTGGATTCGAGCCGGGGGATCCTCTGTTCACGGACCCCAGCCTGGCGCCGAAGGCGAACGTGCTCAATCAGAAGGGACGCGTGCTCTTCGATGAACTCTCCAGGCCCGAGTTCGGTCCGGTGGCGCAGTGGTTCCGGGCGGGCCGCACCGTGGAGAGCGAGATCGGTGGCAAGCGCGTGCGTGTCGGCGGCCTGGTGGCTCTCGGGGTGTCCTTCGGGGCCGACGGCAACATTCTCACCAGCAGCGAGACCTACCTGAACCTCCTGCCCAACACCCCCCCCGGCAGCATCGAAGTGGGCCTGATCCGCCTGCGGCCAGGCGCGGATCCAGCCGCTGTGATGCAACGACTCAAGGCCTCCCTGCCCAAGGACGTGAACGTGTTCACCAAGCAGGGCTTCATGGACTTCGAGAAGGACTACTGGCGCAGCAGCACGGCCATCGGCTTCATCTTCACTCTCGGTGCCGCCATGGGTTTCATCGTGGGGTGCGTGATCGTCTACCAGATCCTCTACAGCGACGTGAGTGATCACCTGCCGGAGTACGCCACATTGATGGCGATGGGGTACCCCCTCTCCAGCCTGCTGGGGGTGGTGGCGCGGGAGGGATTGCTGCTGGCGCTGCTGGGTTATCTGCCGGCCTATGCCGCCGGCCAGGGCCTCTACTCCCTGGTGCGATCCGCCACCCGGTTGCCGGTCTACATGGACCCACCCAGAGCCGTTCTGGTGTTCAGCCTGATCCTGGTGATGTGCATGGGCTCGGCCGGCATGGCCATGCGCCGCCTGGGGGATGCCGACCCCGCTGAGATCTTCTGA
- a CDS encoding DevA family ABC transporter ATP-binding protein, whose amino-acid sequence MVEVDGLCHWYGAGEMRRQVLQQVSLTIQPGEVVLLTGPSGCGKTTLLTLVGALRQVQQGHVRVLGQALNGSSRKQRQQLRQQIGMIFQGHNLLRCLSAEQNVQMGSDLLPHLGYRARRDQAREWLRAVGLGDHLDKLPHGLSGGQKQRVAIARALAAHPRLLLADEPTAALDKQSGREVVDLLKRLAREQHCAVLMVTHDPRILDVADRLVQMEDGRLIAAPVPEPQPAA is encoded by the coding sequence ATGGTCGAGGTGGACGGTCTCTGCCACTGGTATGGCGCCGGCGAGATGCGTCGCCAGGTGCTGCAACAGGTCAGCCTGACCATCCAGCCCGGAGAGGTGGTCCTCCTGACCGGACCCTCGGGTTGCGGCAAGACCACCCTGCTCACTCTCGTGGGAGCCCTGCGCCAGGTGCAGCAGGGCCATGTCCGGGTGCTGGGGCAGGCCCTGAACGGATCCAGCAGAAAGCAGCGCCAGCAACTCCGACAGCAGATCGGCATGATCTTTCAGGGTCACAACCTGCTGCGCTGCCTCAGCGCCGAGCAGAACGTGCAGATGGGCTCCGACCTCCTGCCGCACCTCGGCTACCGGGCCCGGCGCGATCAGGCTCGCGAGTGGCTGCGGGCCGTGGGCCTCGGTGACCATCTCGACAAACTGCCCCATGGCCTTTCCGGTGGCCAGAAGCAACGGGTGGCGATCGCCCGCGCCCTGGCCGCCCACCCACGGCTGCTGCTGGCTGATGAACCCACCGCCGCCCTCGACAAGCAGAGTGGACGGGAGGTCGTGGACCTGCTCAAGCGCCTGGCCCGGGAGCAGCACTGCGCCGTGCTGATGGTGACCCATGACCCCCGCATCCTTGATGTGGCCGACCGCCTGGTGCAGATGGAGGACGGCCGCCTGATCGCGGCCCCTGTCCCTGAGCCGCAACCGGCGGCCTGA
- a CDS encoding pitrilysin family protein, which yields MPLPSPPPLQAADSFEDPCLLRLANGVDVVSLRQEQAPLVCLDFWCQAGSAGEGPGQEGMAHFLEHMVFKGSEHLEAGQFDHRIESLGGSSNAATGFDDVHYHVLVPAEAVAEALELLLDLVLKPRLDPGDFRMERQVVLEELAQSEDQPEEVAFQRLLALACPHHPYGRPILGDRKALKAQTPEGMASFHSNAYRPRRCSLALAGAIDQLPIESLLADSALAGLEPLASPSPPGPTMELHPGVHELRLPRLEAARLLMAWQLPAADDQEGVAGADLLTSLLAEGRRSRLVQRLREDLRLVESIDLDLNVLEAGSLALLEAVCAPDQVAAVEEQIAVVWQEICCTPPPESELQRARRLVANGYRFGLESAASVAGLIGHQCLWGRLQPLRQPLELLERWSVERLGAELLPLLAPERACRLLALPA from the coding sequence TTGCCCCTCCCCTCCCCACCCCCGCTCCAGGCTGCCGACAGCTTCGAGGATCCATGCCTCCTGCGCCTCGCCAATGGGGTGGATGTGGTGAGCCTGAGGCAGGAGCAGGCTCCCCTGGTCTGTCTTGATTTCTGGTGCCAGGCCGGCAGCGCCGGTGAGGGTCCCGGGCAGGAGGGGATGGCCCACTTCCTGGAGCACATGGTCTTCAAGGGCAGCGAGCACCTGGAAGCTGGGCAATTCGATCACCGCATCGAGTCGCTGGGCGGCAGCAGCAACGCGGCCACGGGCTTCGACGATGTGCATTACCACGTGCTCGTGCCGGCGGAGGCCGTGGCCGAAGCGCTGGAGCTGCTGCTCGATCTGGTGCTGAAGCCACGGCTCGATCCCGGGGATTTCCGGATGGAGCGTCAGGTGGTGCTCGAAGAGCTGGCCCAGAGTGAGGATCAGCCCGAGGAGGTGGCCTTCCAGCGCCTGCTCGCCCTGGCCTGTCCCCATCACCCCTACGGCCGGCCGATCCTGGGAGACCGCAAAGCCCTCAAGGCTCAGACTCCCGAGGGGATGGCCTCGTTTCACAGCAACGCCTACCGGCCCCGGCGCTGCAGCCTGGCCCTGGCCGGCGCCATCGATCAGCTGCCGATCGAGTCCCTGCTGGCGGACAGTGCCCTGGCCGGCCTTGAACCCCTGGCCTCGCCATCGCCACCAGGCCCAACCATGGAGCTGCACCCCGGTGTCCATGAACTGCGGCTGCCACGGCTGGAGGCGGCCCGCCTGCTGATGGCCTGGCAGCTTCCCGCCGCCGACGATCAGGAGGGGGTGGCCGGCGCCGATCTGCTCACCAGCCTTCTGGCCGAAGGTCGCCGCAGCCGACTGGTGCAGCGGCTGCGCGAAGACCTTCGCCTGGTGGAGAGCATCGATCTGGATCTGAATGTGCTGGAGGCCGGCAGCCTGGCCCTGCTCGAGGCGGTCTGCGCCCCGGACCAGGTGGCGGCGGTGGAGGAGCAGATCGCCGTGGTCTGGCAGGAGATCTGTTGCACCCCGCCCCCGGAGAGTGAGTTGCAGCGCGCCCGGCGCCTGGTGGCGAATGGGTACCGCTTTGGCCTGGAGTCGGCGGCGTCGGTGGCGGGTCTGATCGGTCACCAGTGCCTCTGGGGGCGCCTGCAGCCCCTGCGCCAACCCCTCGAGCTTCTGGAGCGCTGGAGCGTGGAGCGCCTCGGCGCCGAGCTGCTGCCGCTGCTGGCCCCCGAGAGGGCCTGCCGCCTGCTGGCCCTGCCCGCATGA
- a CDS encoding glycosyltransferase family 2 protein yields the protein MFPSVVIPTYNRRPILEKALLALEDQRLEPPLEGYEVVVVDDGSTDGTAAWLRQEADRFPHVRLIEQDHGGPAEGRNRGVDHARGDVIVFIDSDLVVTGTFLLEHARALQAHWQRSGNRLCFTYGAVINTANFEDPTSEPHKLSDHSWAYFATGNVAIDRQLLERSGLFDTGFRLYGWEDLELGERLRRLGVELVRCPAAVGYHWHPALSLEQLPDLVRIEQERARMGLVFYRKHPTRRVRFIIQFTWWHRLLWELLTLGGLLNERTLRPLLAWLIRHGQNALAMELLRLPLNRLGVRALFREARAEGLR from the coding sequence ATGTTTCCCAGCGTCGTCATCCCCACCTACAACCGCAGGCCGATCCTGGAGAAGGCGCTCCTGGCCCTTGAGGATCAGCGGCTGGAGCCGCCCCTGGAGGGGTACGAAGTGGTGGTGGTCGATGACGGCTCCACCGACGGCACCGCCGCATGGCTGCGGCAGGAGGCGGATCGTTTCCCCCATGTGCGCCTGATCGAGCAGGACCATGGCGGACCCGCCGAGGGCCGCAACCGAGGCGTGGATCATGCCCGCGGTGATGTGATCGTGTTCATCGACAGCGATCTGGTGGTCACCGGCACGTTCCTGCTGGAACATGCCCGGGCTCTGCAGGCCCACTGGCAGCGCAGCGGCAACCGGCTCTGCTTCACCTACGGCGCGGTGATCAACACGGCCAATTTCGAGGATCCCACCAGCGAACCCCACAAGCTGAGCGATCACTCCTGGGCCTACTTCGCCACCGGCAACGTGGCGATCGATCGTCAGCTGCTGGAGCGATCCGGTCTCTTCGACACCGGCTTCCGCCTCTACGGCTGGGAGGACCTGGAGCTGGGAGAGAGGCTGCGGCGGCTGGGGGTGGAGCTGGTGCGCTGCCCGGCGGCGGTGGGATACCACTGGCATCCGGCTCTGAGCCTGGAGCAGCTGCCCGATCTGGTGCGGATCGAGCAGGAACGGGCCCGTATGGGCCTGGTCTTCTACCGGAAGCATCCCACCCGGCGGGTGCGCTTCATCATTCAGTTCACCTGGTGGCACCGCCTGCTCTGGGAGCTGCTCACCCTGGGGGGACTGCTCAACGAGCGCACGCTGCGGCCGCTGCTGGCCTGGCTGATCCGTCATGGCCAGAACGCCCTGGCCATGGAGCTCCTGCGCCTGCCCCTCAACCGGCTGGGGGTCCGCGCCCTGTTCCGCGAAGCCCGCGCCGAGGGCCTGCGCTGA
- the recG gene encoding ATP-dependent DNA helicase RecG yields MDAGQPIHPREPGLKPAEDRPAPRAGASSDHGRWITTLQQALQLEVERGFENLQGRRERFSLFLERQCRQPPDDLIRRLPEAAPALIDLAESFARYDALPLAQRQSLLRRCRERLHGLRKTLDPPRPPGPPRLTLAPRPAASVDGRSGARRGAGPIQPDTPLSEVPGIGPKTAARLASLGLLLARDLVCHYPRDYLDYANLVRIRELVPGSTATIVATVQRSHAFASPRNPRLAILDLQLSDSTGRLRVNKFFAGRRFSSPGWLKAQQRQFPPGCSVAASGLVRQTPYGPTLQDPLLEVLESPKSPVRSGQIGRLVPVYALTEGLGAERLRQAIQTVLTAAARWDDPLPAALLRQEGLLDRAAAWRGLHDPADRDDLRASRHRLVFDEFLLLQLNLLQRRAQLARRPARPLRLPRGQSSLMASFLDLLPFQLTEAQRRVLADIQADLEEERPMARLLQGDVGSGKTVVAVAALLVAIEAGCQGALMAPTEVLAEQHARKLGEWLSQLHVSTALLTGSTPAGRRRQLLQDLANGQLQLLVGTHALLEDPVTFARLGLVVVDEQHRFGVRQRDRLMGKGLQPHLLTMTATPIPRTLALSVHGDLDVSQIDGLPPGRTPIRTRLLRGGQRQEAYELIREEVARGQRAYVVLPLVEESETLDLRSAVAVHQQLQEEIFPDLRVGLLHGRMPSPRKQEAINAFAGGHCDVLVSTTVVEVGVDVPEASVMVIEHAERFGLAQLHQLRGRVGRGAAASHCLLINDGKGGPAQQRLELLVRSSDGFEIAEMDLQLRGPGQVLGTRQSGLPDLALASLSDDGDVLDQARTLARRLLELDPDLERHPRLRQALHEQRQRLVETGSLN; encoded by the coding sequence GTGGATGCAGGACAGCCAATCCACCCCCGAGAGCCAGGCCTGAAGCCGGCGGAGGATCGGCCCGCTCCCAGAGCCGGAGCCAGCTCGGACCATGGCCGCTGGATCACCACCCTGCAGCAGGCCCTGCAGCTGGAGGTGGAACGCGGGTTCGAAAACCTGCAGGGCCGCCGGGAACGGTTCAGCCTCTTCCTTGAACGCCAGTGTCGCCAGCCCCCCGACGACCTGATCCGCCGGCTGCCTGAAGCGGCGCCAGCTCTGATCGACCTGGCCGAGTCCTTCGCCCGCTACGACGCGTTGCCCCTGGCCCAGCGCCAGTCGCTGCTGAGGCGCTGCCGGGAACGGCTCCACGGCCTGCGCAAGACCCTTGATCCTCCCCGGCCCCCAGGGCCACCACGGCTGACGCTGGCGCCCCGCCCTGCGGCCTCCGTCGACGGCAGGTCCGGAGCCCGCAGGGGGGCCGGCCCCATCCAACCCGACACACCCCTCTCCGAGGTGCCTGGGATCGGTCCGAAGACCGCCGCACGGCTGGCGAGCCTCGGCTTGCTGCTGGCCCGCGACCTGGTGTGCCACTACCCCCGCGACTACCTCGACTACGCGAATCTGGTCCGCATCCGGGAGCTGGTGCCGGGCAGCACGGCCACGATCGTGGCCACGGTGCAGCGCTCCCATGCCTTCGCCAGCCCGCGCAACCCCCGGCTGGCAATCCTGGACCTGCAGCTCAGCGACAGCACCGGACGGCTGCGGGTGAACAAGTTCTTCGCAGGCAGGCGCTTCAGCTCACCAGGTTGGCTCAAGGCCCAGCAACGGCAGTTCCCGCCCGGCTGCAGCGTGGCCGCCAGTGGCCTGGTGCGCCAGACCCCCTACGGCCCCACCCTGCAGGATCCCCTGCTGGAGGTGCTCGAGTCGCCCAAGTCTCCGGTGCGCTCAGGCCAGATCGGACGGCTCGTGCCGGTCTATGCCCTCACCGAAGGGCTGGGCGCCGAACGCCTGCGCCAGGCCATCCAGACGGTGCTGACCGCCGCCGCCCGCTGGGATGATCCCCTGCCGGCGGCTCTGCTGCGGCAGGAAGGACTGCTGGATCGGGCGGCCGCCTGGCGCGGGCTGCACGATCCTGCCGACCGTGACGACCTCAGGGCCAGCCGTCATCGGCTCGTGTTCGATGAATTCCTGCTGCTTCAGCTCAACCTGCTGCAACGGCGTGCTCAGCTCGCGCGGCGGCCGGCCCGGCCCCTGAGGTTGCCGAGGGGGCAGAGCAGCCTGATGGCCTCCTTTCTCGACTTGCTGCCCTTCCAGCTCACGGAGGCCCAGCGGCGGGTGCTGGCCGACATTCAGGCCGATCTGGAGGAGGAACGGCCGATGGCCCGGCTTCTTCAGGGGGATGTGGGCAGCGGCAAGACCGTGGTAGCCGTCGCGGCCCTGCTGGTGGCCATCGAAGCCGGTTGCCAGGGGGCTCTGATGGCCCCCACGGAAGTGCTGGCCGAGCAGCATGCCCGCAAGCTGGGGGAGTGGCTGAGCCAGCTGCACGTGAGCACGGCGCTGCTGACGGGATCCACCCCGGCGGGGCGGCGGCGGCAGCTGCTCCAGGATCTGGCCAACGGCCAGCTGCAGCTGCTGGTGGGCACCCATGCCCTGCTGGAGGATCCGGTGACCTTCGCCCGCCTGGGGCTGGTGGTGGTGGATGAGCAGCATCGCTTCGGCGTGCGCCAGCGCGACCGGCTGATGGGTAAGGGGCTGCAGCCGCACCTGCTGACCATGACCGCCACACCGATCCCGCGCACCCTGGCTCTCTCCGTGCACGGCGACCTGGATGTGAGTCAGATCGACGGCCTGCCACCGGGCCGCACCCCCATCCGCACACGCCTGCTGCGTGGTGGTCAGCGCCAGGAGGCCTACGAGCTGATCCGCGAGGAGGTGGCCCGGGGCCAGCGGGCCTATGTGGTTCTCCCCCTTGTGGAGGAGTCGGAGACCCTGGACCTGCGATCGGCGGTGGCCGTCCACCAGCAGTTGCAGGAGGAGATCTTCCCGGATCTGCGCGTGGGCCTGCTGCATGGGCGCATGCCGAGCCCTCGCAAGCAGGAAGCGATCAACGCCTTCGCGGGCGGGCACTGTGATGTGCTGGTCTCCACCACCGTGGTGGAGGTGGGGGTCGACGTGCCGGAAGCCAGCGTGATGGTGATCGAGCATGCCGAGCGCTTCGGCCTGGCGCAGCTGCATCAGCTGCGGGGCCGTGTGGGCCGCGGGGCGGCCGCCTCCCACTGCCTGCTGATCAACGATGGCAAGGGGGGGCCGGCCCAGCAGCGGCTGGAGCTGCTGGTGCGCTCCAGCGACGGCTTCGAGATCGCCGAGATGGATCTGCAGCTGCGGGGACCGGGCCAGGTGCTGGGAACGCGCCAGTCGGGCCTGCCCGACCTGGCCCTCGCCAGCCTCAGTGACGATGGGGACGTGCTCGATCAGGCCAGGACACTGGCGAGGCGACTTCTGGAGCTCGACCCCGATCTGGAGCGCCACCCGCGCCTGCGCCAGGCGCTGCACGAGCAGCGGCAACGGCTGGTGGAGACCGGCAGCTTGAATTGA
- a CDS encoding phycocyanobilin:ferredoxin oxidoreductase, whose protein sequence is MTSTVPAPSPDQRPAASGLHPLVDALAETIRSSWSMLPELAPLAIEADLEAISGSLDGEKLFIRNELRRCRGLRKLHLETARLGAGLQILHCVFFPDPRYDLPVFGADIVAGPAGVSAAIADLSPTGGELAAGIAADLAALPRHPYSQPRELPAWGTIFSPFVRFVRPVSEQEDGWFLEEVAALLAVMGKAVASTPEQAVDDPATVSRYHGQLSYCQQQKRNDKTRRVLEKAFNPSWADRYIEQLLFDDPPPPA, encoded by the coding sequence GTGACCTCCACCGTCCCCGCCCCCAGCCCTGACCAGCGCCCCGCCGCCTCCGGTCTGCACCCGCTGGTGGATGCCCTGGCCGAAACGATCCGCAGCAGCTGGAGCATGCTGCCGGAGCTGGCTCCCCTGGCCATCGAGGCCGATCTCGAGGCGATCAGCGGCAGCCTCGACGGCGAAAAACTGTTCATCCGCAATGAGCTGCGCCGCTGCCGCGGCCTGCGCAAGCTGCACCTGGAAACCGCCCGGCTGGGAGCAGGTCTGCAGATCCTGCACTGTGTGTTCTTTCCTGATCCCCGCTACGACCTGCCCGTCTTCGGAGCGGACATCGTGGCCGGGCCTGCCGGCGTGTCGGCCGCGATCGCCGATCTCTCCCCAACGGGCGGGGAGCTGGCGGCCGGCATCGCCGCCGACCTGGCTGCCCTGCCGCGGCATCCCTACAGCCAGCCGCGGGAGCTGCCGGCCTGGGGCACGATTTTCTCTCCCTTCGTGCGCTTCGTGCGGCCGGTGAGCGAACAGGAGGACGGCTGGTTCCTGGAGGAGGTGGCGGCACTGCTGGCGGTGATGGGCAAGGCCGTGGCCAGCACGCCGGAGCAGGCCGTCGATGACCCCGCTACGGTTTCCAGGTATCACGGGCAGCTCTCGTATTGCCAGCAGCAGAAACGGAACGACAAGACCCGCCGCGTGCTGGAGAAGGCGTTCAACCCGAGCTGGGCGGATCGCTACATCGAGCAGCTCCTGTTCGACGATCCGCCGCCGCCGGCATGA
- the rpsB gene encoding 30S ribosomal protein S2, which yields MAVVTLSEMMEAGAHFGHQTRRWNPKMSRYIYCARNGVHIIDLVQTAVCMNNAYKWTRNAARSGKRFLFVGTKKQASEVIAIEATRCGAAYVNQRWLGGMLTNWSTMRARIDRLKDLERMESSGAIAMRPKKEAAVLRRELERLQKYLGGLKSMRRLPDVVVLVDQRRENNAVLECRKLDIPLVSMLDTNCDPDLADVPIPCNDDAVRSVQLVLGRLADAINEGRHGSQEQRAEDDEA from the coding sequence ATGGCTGTTGTCACCCTCTCCGAGATGATGGAGGCTGGTGCCCACTTCGGGCACCAGACGCGTCGCTGGAATCCCAAGATGTCGCGCTACATCTACTGTGCGCGCAACGGGGTTCACATCATTGATCTTGTGCAGACGGCCGTCTGCATGAACAACGCCTACAAGTGGACCCGCAATGCCGCCCGCAGTGGCAAGCGCTTCCTGTTCGTGGGCACCAAGAAACAGGCCTCCGAGGTGATCGCCATCGAGGCCACCCGTTGCGGTGCCGCCTACGTGAACCAGCGCTGGCTGGGCGGCATGCTCACCAACTGGAGCACCATGCGGGCCCGCATCGACCGCCTCAAGGATCTTGAGCGCATGGAGAGCTCCGGCGCCATCGCCATGCGTCCGAAAAAGGAAGCGGCAGTGCTGCGCCGCGAACTGGAGCGTCTGCAGAAGTATCTCGGCGGTCTGAAATCGATGCGGCGACTGCCCGATGTGGTGGTGCTGGTCGACCAGCGCCGGGAGAACAATGCCGTGCTCGAGTGCCGCAAACTCGACATCCCCCTGGTGTCGATGCTCGACACCAACTGCGATCCTGACCTGGCCGACGTGCCCATCCCCTGCAACGACGACGCCGTGCGCTCCGTGCAGCTGGTGCTCGGCCGGCTCGCCGACGCGATCAACGAAGGCCGCCACGGCAGTCAGGAACAACGTGCCGAAGACGACGAGGCCTGA